The Hyla sarda isolate aHylSar1 chromosome 3, aHylSar1.hap1, whole genome shotgun sequence genome contains the following window.
ctgggttcccgcggagcgtcactacagctgatcggtcctccggtccatctccttcatacttccgggtgtaacgaagcgtcacatggcgctcagcctatccccggccgccgcgatgttctgcctcggccggcgataggctgagcgtcatgtgacgcttcgttacacccggaagtatgaaggagatggaccgaaGGACCGATtagctgtagtgacgctccgcgggaacccagggaggtgagtgatggttcattttcatttattttgcagcccgggcaggacggagcaggagtactctgcactagagtactcctttaagcttctTCCTTCTCCTCCCGCCTGTAAATCATCTCAGCTTTGTCTTGTGTCTTCAAGACAAGCAAcaggtctatggaagggggagaAGGAAGCTCTGCCTACCAGCTCTTGGAGAACTGCAATTTAGAGaaaaagcctgcagagcagaaatatgCTGAAATATACCATATACAAATTAGATAATaggcagaaatagtgctgctcctcatgtacacacagggcATCTTAtcttgaaaagtcacctgaaaggaCAGGTGACTGAAGATCCAGAGTCTTAAACAGGGCTGTTGAAAAAATAAGTTCCACAATAAAACCAACCTGACTGTATCACTGCATATTGTATGCATGACAGAGCAAAGCATCCCTAAAAATTATTGTAAGTAatggcaattaaaggggtactctggtggaatttttcagaaacttatacagatttgtaaattacttctatttaaaaagtacttatcagctgctgtatactacagaggaagttgtgtagttctatccagtttgaccacagtgctctctgctgccacctctgtccttatcaggaactgtccctagtagaagcaaatccccataacaaacctctcctgcactggacagttcctgacatggacagaggtgtcagcagagagcagtgtggtcagactggaaaggattccaccacttcctctggagcatacagcagctaagtactggaaggattaaagaagtaatttacaaatctgtataccttcctggcaccagttgatttgaaaaaatgtacATATTCTTTATACTTACTGTTTTCTTGTAGATATCGTCTATATTTTGGGTTTTCTCACTCTCAGAGGACGCTGGGTGCACGTCTGGTGTGATGCGTAGCAACCTTGGAACTTCTTTATCTGGTCTTGGATTTTCTTGGCCTGGCGACAGCGACTCAAAACGGGAAGAGTTTGTCATCTTCTGTCCTTTAAGTATGGGATCCTGCCAAGACAAGCAATCCTCAGACTCGGTCAGCATGTCATCTAGTAGCTGTAGATCTGGGTCATTTGGAGGACGCCTACTGCCTTTTGTTTCCAAAGCCGGCTGGGTGGCCTTTGGTGTCTTCTCTTGATCCCTTTCTTTCTGCTCGTAGACAACTTTCTCCTGTGTGGTACTTTCTCCTTTGGGTATCTCTGTAGGATGCAGAGGCTGTTGGCTGATGACTCTTCTTTTGCTCTTACTGCTGCCACTGCCCATAGCAGCAAAAAACACTGTTGTAGTCAAAAAGCCTTACTTTTTGAGTATATTCCTTGAAGCACCATAAACTTTCAATGAATATGCCTTCTGAGTATCCAACCATCTTAAGACCCTTTGACAAGTGTGCGGCTCCTTTAGCATAGCAAATGTCTCACTTCTAAAATATGCATTTCTCCATTTGACTTGTGATATGTTAAACacgtctctcctcctcctcctcgatggTCAGGCACCAGCCGCACACAGTTAAATATTAAAGTCAGTCTGGAAGAGAAGCACTTTGCACTCaagctgcagtaaaaaaaaaaagttaactcaGACAGAGGAGTGTCTGGGCCAACAACAGGCGGAGCAGGGACAAGAGCCTAAAATAATACAGCATGGAAAATTTGAAACCTTGGAATTTTAAGCCTAAACCAGAAACGGAAATTGGGTGGAACTGGtggatttttaccaaaaagtaggAAAGTGTAAAACAAACTGCTTACATTTCACTGTGCATGAGAAATAGTTCTATATTCTGGAACAGAAACTATAGGCTGCGGTATGTACAGAATAATTCTAGATATGTTGAGCATATAGTCGcacacatagttcataaggttgaaaaaagaccagagtccaccaagtttAACCTTTAACGGGGTAATCCATGAATAGAAAATCAgagctaatttttttcaaaaacagctccacatctgtccccacgaatctgcggccgacacaccccctccatgcagctccatggcagagccagagatagccGAGAGAAGCGCtcatgctctcccatagagccggGGCGCAgtgcgggagatcgcagggggttccacCGGTCAGACCCcatgcaatctgaaacttataccctatccttaggataggggatatgctgTTACATCCTGGAATTCTCCTTTAAGAAACTTTACAGAACTTCTCTCTCCAGGTATCTCCATTGTCAGCAAATAATTGGAGAGGggtattgaccaatgggtcatggcAAGTATGAGGAAATAAAATCAGAAGCTATAAAAGGCCCATATAGATACTTGCCCCCTTTCTTCTATGTACGCCACTGATGACTTACAATGATTTTCGCCATTGGGATATAGTGTAGTGGGAAAGTAATTAAACAATGTCACCATATAGCTCAAAGTTTTTTCTCACTGCTTTTTGGTGTTCCAAAGCCTCTGTCAGCAGTTTCACGTCAAGGAAAGCATTACATGTGGTGTCCACTAGGTGTTAGtaagaatacctgatcacttcgtgatgccagggcaccgttatcctatacacggtctgaggttggagacagcttttcCTGGGCCAGACAAGGGGATTAAATGAacacaccgatgtcaggttacggataactgtctttactgagcaggtgcagatggtaattaatacacaaacagctggctttaggtgagagagtGCAGTGTAATCCATTGGGAGCCCtgctgccttgctgggacttgtagtacttacaccaaacagattaatactgacttgtgtgACGGAAGATTGGATCATGGTAGCTAGGGTCttgtcaaggtactgaagacttGTCCACAGGGGCATGAATTTCCTTCTGGCGAGTAATctttgcaggatgaccagttgagagattagatttgagccaggcctctcctcagagcacatgacacacagcacacctgagctaggctgttgctcaggagccacacTAGTGTGAACTAGCACTGGACTGAGAAACTCCTCCCCTGCACcacactatacaggggagacttttcgtgttcccattggcaggcagggtcacatggggttcactgctctcaattaaaggtacagtaacatggaaaaacatatatacatataacaatagtggaattaaccccttaaggaccaggccattttataccttaaggatcggagcgttttttgcaattctgaccactgtcactttaaacattaataactctggaatgcttttagttatcattctgattccgagattgttttttcgtgacatattctactttaacttagtggtaaaattttatggtaacttgcatcctttcttggtgaaaaatcccaaaatttgatgaaaaaaatgaaaattttgcattttctaactttgaagctctctgcttgtaaggaaaatggatattcaaaatatatttttttggggttcacatatacaatatgtctactttatgtttgcatcataaaatttatgagtttttacttttggaagacaccatagggcttcaaagttcagtagcaattttgaaatttttcacaaaattttcaaactcactatttttcagggaccagttcagttttgaagtggatttgaagggtcttcatattagaaataccccataaaagaccccattataaaaactacaccccctaaagtattcaaaaaaacattcagtaagtgtattaaccctttaggtgtttcacaggaatagcagcaaagtgaaggagaaaattcaaaatctacattttttacactcgcatgttcttgtagacccaatttttgaatttttgtaaggggtaaaaaggagaaaattttaacttgtatttgaaacccaatttctctcgagtaagcacatacctcatatgtctatgttaattgttcggcaggcgcagtagagggctcagaagggaaggagcgacaaatggtttttggggggcatgccgcatttaggaagcccctatggtgccaggacagcaaaaaaaaaaaacacatggcataccattttggaaactagacccctcagggaacgtaacaaggggtaaagtgaaccttaataccccacaggtgattcacgacttttgcatatgtaaaaaaaatatattttttttttacctaaaatgcttggtttcccaaaatttttacaattttaaaaagggttatagcagaaaataccccccaaaatttgaagcccaatttctccctattcagaaaacaccccatatgggtgtgaaaagtgctctgctggcgcactacaggtctcagaagagaaggagtcacatttggctttttgaaagcgaattttgctctgggggcatgccgcatttaggaagcccctatggtgccaggacagcaaaaaaaaaacacatggcataccattttggaaactagacccctcggggaacgtaacaaggggtaatttgaaccttattaccctacaggtgtttcacgaattttgcatatgtaaaaaaatatatattttttttacctaaaatgcttgttttcccaaaaattttacattttttaaaagggtaatagcagaaaataccccccaaaatttgaagcccaatttctcccgagtacggcgataccccatatgtggccctaaactgttgccttgaaatacgacagcgctccaaagtgagagcgccatgcgcatttgaggcctaaattagggacttgcataggggtggacataggggtattctacgccagtgattcccaaacagggtgcctccagctgttgtaaaactcccagcatgcctggacagtcaacggctatctggcaatactgggagtagttgttttgcaacagctggaggctccgttttggaaacagtggcgtaccagacgtttttcatttttattggggaggggaggggggttgtataggggtatgtgtatatgtagtgtttttttactttttattttattttgtgttagtgtagtgtagtgtttttagggtacagtcgcacgggcggggggttcacagtagtttctcgctggcagtttgagctacggcagaaaatttgacgcagctcaaacttgcagccggatacttactgtaatcctccgcccatgtgagtgtaccctgtacgttcacattgggggggaaatccagctgttgcaaaactacaactcccagcatgtacggtctatcagtgcatgctgggagttgtagttttgcaaccgctggaggctccgttttggaaacagtggcgtaccagacgtttttcatttttattggggaggggggctgtgtaggggtatgtgtatatgtagtgttttttactttttattttattgtgtgttagtgtagtgtagtgtttttagggtacagtcgcacgggcggggggttcacagtagtttctcgctggcagtttgatctgcggcagaaattttgccacacctcaaacttgcagccggatacttactgtaatcctccgcccatgtgagtgtaccctgtacgttcacattgggggggggggggggaacatccagctgttgcaaaactacaactccctgcatgtacggtctatcagtgcatgctgggagttgtagttttgcaacagctggaggcacactggttgtgaaacaccgagtttggtaacaaactcagtgttttgcaaccagtgtgccttcagctgttgcaaaagctacaacccccagcatgtacggacagcggaagggcatgctgggtgttgtagttatgcaacagctggaggcatactactttggctggggatgctggggattgtagttatgcaacagctggagacacactggtttgctacttaactcagtgtgccttcagctgttgcaaaactacaactctcagcagtcaccgacagccaacgggcatgctgggagttgtagttatgcaaccaccagatgcaccactacaactcccagcatgcactttagctgattgtgcaagctgggagttgtagttacacaacagctgaaggtacacttttccatagaaagaatgtgcctccagctgttgcaaaactacaagtcccagcatgcccataagggcatgctgggagttgtggtggtctgcctcctgctgttgcataactacagctcccagcatgccctttttgcatgctgggagctgttgctaagcaacagcaggaggctgtcactcacctccaacgatcctcgccgcacaggtcagtccctcgtcgtctccgccgccgcagctgctcctggggccccgatcccaacaggggcgccggggatcggggtccccagcacccggggtgcacgtcctgcacccgctcgcgtcctccggaagaggggcggagcgggttgcgggagtgacacccgcagcaggcgccctgattggtcggccggtaatccggccgacgaatcagggcgatcgtgaggtggcaccagtgccacctcacccctgctggctatggctgttcggggccgtctccgacggccccgatcagccaataattccgggtcaccgggtcactggagacccgattgacccggaatccgccgcagatcgctggactgaattgtccagcgatctgcggccatcgccgacatggggggtcataatgacccccctggacgatatgccccgatgcctgctgaacgatttcagcaggcatcggggaccggctccgctccagatggttgcggggggccggtaaaacacatgacgttctcatacgtcatgtgtccttaaggactcggaaatggagacgtatgagaacgtcatgtgtccttaaggggttaatgtaagaaaatatattatctgacattataatacacacataatTAATTTAACTATAGAActctggtgggcccaacaccttgtgctgccaagctgcccaagacagtccaaagccacaggacagctattgtTGCTGGGACACCAAATATATACACTGATATTCTTGCTGTTAAAATGACTGAAACCTTGATATAACCTTGACAGGCTCCATTATAATAAAATGAATTCCATTGGGCACCAGTAGGATCCATCCTACGAAAGATCCAGCACAGTGTCGTAGCTTACAATGTGAACGGTCTCACAATTGCACATCTAAATTGCATGCTGTGATAGATACTTGCTCTTCATTTATATTCTTGTGGCTTATATATCACCAATGTATAGGCCCTGGAGGATAATGGAAGGGCCTCATGGGatgggtcaccccccccccccccccccctttcgctCTATTAGGTAGGAATTACTGAGGTAGTTGCAATATAAATTAAACAGTCAATATACAGTATTTAAACAGTTAACAAAATTATTTACTTTTGGCTGAGCTTCTATCATAGGTCTTCGGGTGTTGCTGGGCAGAATTGAAGAGGATTCCGATTGGCCAGCCCAAGCCACGGCAGGAACCCTGAAGGATATTTAAGATCCAGCTGGACAGAGCGGGCTGCTAGTCAGAAGATCTACCTGAAGTAAAGACAGCGGcccttccctccctccctgtcaCGGTCTGTTTTTAAGGGTGTCACCAATGGTGGACAgtttgataaatatatatatatatatatatatattatagttaaaAGGGGGTGTCACCCAGATTTTCTGGGTGGACAGCTGTGGTGAATGAGTTCACTGGTGTTTACATGTTGGAAGATTGTTTATCtggttatttatttatgaattaaGTTAttggttatttattaataaaatgatTACCCTAATTACCCTCATTAAACGGCCGTGGCCTTTTACCCCAAATTGAGTATGGTGTGGTTATTTATTTGAGGTAAATTTGCGGGGTGGTGGGGCGGTCCCTATCCCATGAAGTTTACAGCGATGTACAGAAGTTGTCACCATTCACATCTGTCCTGTCCACAATGTTCTTTCCTTccgacacacacatatatagatttTGCATCATCATGAGGCATTGTTGACATGTCTGGAGCGTATACATCTATATGCTCCAAAACAGACCGAACACTGCGATATGGAGACTACTTTTGGTCTGATAAACTGAATGGTTACGCCACGgtgtatataggggataagtagctggtcacagggggggggggggggtccagcagcTGGGGATAGGACCCTGGcgcgctcagtgaggagcatgttGTCGGAACGCacaattcatttctatgggagcgccgatgatgcccaagagctgtactcgggtcttttcacCGCTCACATAGAAATAAATAGAGCGCATGCCGGCTGCATTGGGTCCCATCCTGGTGATTGTGGGGGCctcatgatcagctacttattccctatgctGTGTATAGAGGATAATTTATTTTTGCCGGAGATCTCCTCTAAGCTTGTCCCACATTTCAGATAACTATCATCCATACAAACTGATCATCTAAGAGCTATCTACCGCTACCTCATATACATGCATATGGGCACCTCCTCATACCTGTTAGATCAGGGAAGGGGAATCTATCGGCACACTTGCCATGAAGTAGACGAGGCGTCTAACAAATGATAAATCACACACTGGGAAGACCAGTCTATCAATAGCTTTAGCAACACATGTGCCGCCACACGAGAAACTGAGCAAATGATCatttagtgtatatagtgtattctGGGAATGAACataaagtgtaccattttgtggtCAGAATTAGGGGATTTAATTAACTTAGATGCACAGTGTTTTTACCAACCTTATTAGAAAATTTACTGGATCCATTTCACTGTAAATAAAGCACATTTACTAATAAGCATATATAACACTCATGTACCTGTCTCTTTTGCAGCCATTTATAAATGTATAGTATTTTAGTGTCTATTGGTTTGGAATCATGTGTGCAAGAGAATAAAGACTTAACATGACTTCACAATTGGTCTTTGTACCCTCTACAATGGGTCCAATTAGTATAAGACTTCTGTGGGCTTTATGATCTCCTTCCCTCCCACACCCATCCGCCAATCACAAACATAGTTCATTCACAGTGTTATTACCACCCctgatgtatgtattatgtgcccCAGTAAAGGAAAAGTAAAGATGTTTTCCACCTAAATTAATTTACAAAAGATTATTAACCACTGAATGATACCacttgtaaatatatatatatacttgaaaaaggcagtttatatgcttgaaaaaggcagtttattgccgaaacgttgcacatggatggcaaataaagtcttgctccatctaccagcctgagtcctcagctatttggtgctgtatccactctgaatttctatatatatatatatatataaaactcaatgtgtgtatgtatgtgtgtgtgtatgtatgtgtgtatgtatgtatgtgtgtgtgtatgtatgtgtgtgtgtgtatgtatgtgtgtatatatgtatgtgtgtgtgtgtatgtatgtatgtatgtatgtgtgtgtatgtatgtgtgtatatgcatgtatgtatgtatgtatgtgtgtatgtatgtgtatgtatgtgtgtatgtatgtgtatgtatgtgtgtatgtatgtatgtgtgtgtatgtatgtatgtgtgtgtgtatgtgtgtatatgcatgtatgtatgtatgtatgtatgtgtgtgtgtatgtgtgtatatgcatgtatgtatgtatgtatgtatgtgtgtatgtatgtgtatgtatgtatgtatgtatgtgtgtatgtatgtgtatgtatgtgtgtatgtatgtgtgtatgtatgtgtatgtatgtgtgtatgtatgtgtgaatgtgtgtatgttccagcatcacgtccaaacagctaaagatattaaaatgaaacttggcacacatgttacttatatgtcaacaacaaacatagtataggtgatttaacccttactcacccccatttgccagggttggggtttctgtttaaagtcccatacaagtcaatgggaaatatatgttactgcataacttccaaacggctggagatatttcgataatacttggtcacatgttacttttaagtccacttaaaatatatagttaattcaacccataactacccccatttgtgagggtcgggggctttgtttaaccccttaaggaccggggggttttccgtttttgtacttttgttttttcctccttaccttttaaaaatcatagccctttcaattttgcacctaaaaatccatatgatagcttattttttgcaccaccaattctaatttgcagtgacatcagtcattttacccaaaaatatatggcaaaacagaaaaaatatcattgtgcgacaaaattgaaaaaaaaaacgccattttgtaaattttgggggcttccgtttctacgcagtaaatttttcagtaaaaatgacaccttatcattgttctgtaggtccatatgacgatgattaaaatgataccctacttatataggtttgattttgtcgcacttctgtaaaatatcataactacatgcagaaaaatttatacgtttaaaattgtcattttctgacccctataactttttttagccgtgatctgaagtttttagcggtagcatttttgtattgatctgactttttgatcactttttattcattttttttatgacataaaaagcgaccaaaaatgcgtttttttggactttggaattttttttgcgcgtacgccattgaccgtgtggtttaattaatgatatatttttttatattttatgggaaaaggggggtgatttgaacttttattaaggaaagggttcaatcacatttattaacttttttttttacacttttttttgcagtgttatagctcccatggggacctatagcactgcacacactgattgccagcactgttcactgcaaagccatagctttgcaatgatcagcgttatcggcggtcgattgctcaagcctgcatctcaggcttggagcaatcaatcgccgaggggacacgccggaggccggtaagaggacctccgctcgtgtctcagctaatcgggacaccgcattttcactgcggtagttccgatcagccccgctgagcagccgggcagctttcactttcgaacACCGCctctaaaagggttaatagcgcgcggcaccgcgatcgctgccgcgcactattagccccgggtcctggcatcagatacatgccgggaccaacccgatatgatgcggggtcacagcgtgaccccgcgCTTTATCGCGGGAGCTggtcaaggacgtaaatatacgtccttggtcgttaaggggttaaagttccatgcaaatcaatggaaaatgtatgttcccacataactttagtacggctggagatatttcactaATACCTGCtatacatattacttatatgtcaaataaaaagatatgatagttcaattaacccttacctacacccttatataaaagatgggtttttgtttcaagtcccatgcgagtatatgggatttccagtaccttactccacaagctccgctctgcatctcctggtgaatgcgtcaatctggcttgcaagccacaccccatgtcacaaagagaggaggtcgagatatgaggatgggataggagatcgggattggaggttgagatatgaggtcaggatatgaggacaagatatgaggatgggatatgaggacgggatatgaggacaggatgtgaggttgagataggaggacgggatataaggtcggatatgatgacaggatatgaggatgggatatgaggacggatatgaggatgggatatgaggttgagatatgagggcggaatatgaggacgggataggaggccaagataggaggacaggataggaggttgggatatgaggttgagatatgaggacggcatacgaggatgggatatgaggtcgagatatgaggtcgggatttgaagcgggatatgaggttaagatatgaggacgggatataaggacgggataggaggttgggatatgaggttgagatatgaggttgagatatgaggacaggatatgaggacgggattggagatcgggattggaggtcgagatatgaggacgggatatgaggacaggatatgaggacgggatatgaggttgagatatgaggacggaatatggagacgggatatggggttgggatatgacaacaatatatgagaacaggatatgaagtcaaaagcttcctcctttgttgactttcctccccaacaaggatgaggaaggaaaaaataACATTCATGGTCGTCTAGGACAGAGAAGTTGTTTACAATAATATCCCTTATGGGCCCTGGCAGTAAATACGTTGATCGTATCATACATGGTGGTCTAGAATGGTGGAGGTGTACATAGAAAATCCCTGGTGGGTTAGGCAGTGAATGAGTCAGGAA
Protein-coding sequences here:
- the LOC130361327 gene encoding uncharacterized protein LOC130361327 isoform X2; this encodes MGSGSSKSKRRVISQQPLHPTEIPKGESTTQEKVVYEQKERDQEKTPKATQPALETKGSRRPPNDPDLQLLDDMLTESEDCLSWQDPILKGQKMTNSSRFESLSPGQENPRPDKEVPRLLRITPDVHPASSESEKTQNIDDIYKKTVPGTRCIFDIENNNLSKYVWRII
- the LOC130361327 gene encoding uncharacterized protein LOC130361327 isoform X1, with amino-acid sequence MGSGSSKSKRRVISQQPLHPTEIPKGESTTQEKVVYEQKERDQEKTPKATQPALETKGSRRPPNDPDLQLLDDMLTESEDCLSWQDPILKGQKMTNSSRFESLSPGQENPRPDKEVPRLLRITPDVHPASSESEKTQNIDDIYKKTVPGTRCIFDIENNNLSKQLHKSPVHMEAQSPIAYDDTEEALMDSIEQEYSQLQAIPPVCCKKM